From a region of the Corallococcus coralloides DSM 2259 genome:
- a CDS encoding aldehyde dehydrogenase, with the protein MEKVLNYIGGELVPAAGGQWLDKPEPATGQLYAHVPDSREADVQSAVEAAGRAFPAWAALPAIERSRYLRRIAGLIHERLDAFARAESIDTGKPLSVARTVDIPRSVLNFEFFADAATQFSSEAHPMDGVALNYTLRSPLGVVGCISPWNLPLYLLTWKIAPALAAGNCVVAKPSEVTPMTAFLLSQVCRDAGLPPGVLNLVHGLGPHVGGPLTRHPDVSAISFTGSTRTGAEIARVAAPAFKKLSLEMGGKNPNVIFADCDFDEALATTLRSSFANQGQICLCGPRIFVQRSLYPRFKEALVARTKALKVGDPLVEGTDQGALVSREHFEKVMGYIALAKQEGGNILTGGQRASVPGRCANGWFIEPTLVEGLAPTCRTNQEEIFGPVATLMPFDDEEEVLSWANSTRYGLAGSVWTKDLTRAHRFASRLHSGIVWVNTWMLRDLRTPFGGVKESGVGREGGWDALRFFTEPKNVCIKL; encoded by the coding sequence TTGGAAAAGGTCCTCAACTACATCGGTGGTGAGCTGGTGCCCGCGGCGGGCGGCCAGTGGCTGGACAAGCCGGAGCCCGCGACGGGCCAGCTCTACGCGCACGTGCCGGACTCGCGCGAAGCGGACGTGCAGTCCGCCGTGGAGGCCGCGGGCCGGGCCTTCCCCGCGTGGGCCGCCCTGCCGGCCATCGAGCGCTCGCGCTACCTGCGCCGCATCGCGGGGCTCATCCACGAACGCCTGGACGCCTTCGCGCGGGCGGAGTCCATCGACACGGGCAAGCCGCTGTCGGTGGCCCGCACGGTGGACATCCCGCGCAGCGTGCTCAACTTCGAGTTCTTCGCGGACGCGGCGACGCAGTTCTCCAGCGAAGCGCACCCCATGGACGGCGTGGCGCTCAACTACACGCTGCGCTCGCCGCTGGGCGTGGTGGGCTGCATCTCGCCGTGGAACCTGCCGCTGTATCTGCTCACGTGGAAGATCGCCCCCGCGCTGGCGGCCGGTAACTGCGTGGTGGCCAAGCCGTCGGAGGTGACGCCGATGACGGCCTTCCTCCTGTCGCAGGTGTGCCGCGACGCGGGGCTGCCACCGGGCGTGCTCAACCTGGTGCACGGCCTGGGGCCTCACGTCGGCGGGCCGCTCACGCGCCACCCGGACGTCAGCGCCATCTCCTTCACCGGCAGCACGCGCACGGGCGCGGAGATTGCCCGCGTGGCCGCGCCCGCGTTCAAGAAGCTGTCCCTGGAGATGGGCGGCAAGAACCCCAACGTCATCTTCGCGGACTGCGACTTCGACGAGGCGCTGGCCACCACGCTGCGCTCGTCCTTCGCCAACCAGGGGCAGATCTGCCTGTGCGGTCCGCGCATCTTCGTGCAGCGCTCGCTCTATCCGCGCTTCAAGGAAGCGCTGGTCGCGCGCACGAAGGCCCTCAAGGTGGGCGACCCGCTGGTGGAGGGCACGGACCAGGGCGCGCTGGTGTCGCGCGAGCACTTCGAGAAGGTGATGGGCTACATCGCGCTCGCGAAGCAGGAGGGCGGCAACATCCTCACCGGCGGCCAGCGCGCGAGCGTGCCCGGCCGCTGCGCGAACGGCTGGTTCATCGAGCCCACGCTGGTGGAGGGCCTGGCCCCCACGTGCCGCACGAACCAGGAGGAGATCTTCGGTCCGGTGGCCACGCTCATGCCCTTCGACGACGAGGAGGAGGTGCTGTCGTGGGCCAACTCCACGCGCTACGGCCTTGCCGGCAGCGTGTGGACGAAGGACCTGACGCGCGCGCACCGGTTCGCGTCCCGGCTGCACAGCGGCATCGTCTGGGTGAACACCTGGATGCTGCGCGACCTGCGCACGCCGTTTGGCGGGGTGAAGGAGTCCGGCGTGGGCCGCGAGGGCGGCTGGGACGCGCTGCGCTTCTTCACCGAGCCCAAGAACGTCTGCATCAAGCTTTGA
- a CDS encoding SDR family oxidoreductase: protein MKGRRALVTGASSGLGRAIADTLVKERATVAVSSRGGEKLQKAAKELGAALAVPCDLTQAGAARGLVREVTQKLGGLDVLVVNAGGPPSGGFEAITVEQWQTGFQSLWLATVDAIQEALPGMKAQGWGRIVLVTSTAAREAMNNLTVSNGLRAGLLGLVKSLSNEVAPYGITVNAALPGYHATDRMKDLGLSDEKVAPNIPARRLGRPEEFAALVTFLASEPAAYISGQSIACDGGALRGF, encoded by the coding sequence TTGAAGGGTAGGCGGGCGCTGGTGACGGGCGCGTCGTCGGGGTTGGGGCGCGCCATCGCGGACACGCTGGTGAAGGAGCGCGCGACGGTGGCGGTGTCCTCGCGAGGCGGGGAGAAGCTCCAGAAGGCGGCGAAGGAGCTGGGCGCAGCGCTGGCGGTGCCGTGTGATTTGACGCAAGCCGGGGCCGCGCGCGGGCTGGTGCGCGAGGTGACGCAGAAGCTGGGCGGCCTGGACGTGCTGGTGGTGAACGCAGGAGGCCCGCCGTCCGGAGGCTTCGAGGCCATCACGGTGGAGCAATGGCAGACAGGGTTCCAGAGCCTGTGGCTGGCCACGGTGGATGCGATTCAAGAAGCGCTGCCGGGCATGAAGGCCCAGGGCTGGGGCCGCATCGTGCTGGTGACATCCACGGCGGCGCGCGAGGCGATGAACAACCTCACGGTGTCCAACGGCCTGCGCGCGGGGTTGCTGGGGCTGGTGAAGAGCCTGAGCAATGAAGTGGCGCCGTATGGAATCACGGTGAACGCGGCGCTGCCGGGCTACCACGCGACGGACCGGATGAAGGACCTGGGCCTGTCCGACGAGAAGGTGGCGCCGAACATCCCCGCACGGCGGCTGGGGAGGCCGGAGGAGTTCGCGGCGCTGGTGACGTTCCTGGCGTCGGAGCCGGCCGCGTATATCAGCGGCCAGTCCATTGCCTGCGACGGCGGAGCGCTGCGGGGCTTCTAG
- a CDS encoding RidA family protein, translating into MSAGERIDSKKAPEPVGLYPHARRVGNLLFLSGVGPRERGSKAIPGVELDAAGNIVSYDIETQCHSVFRNVRYILEDAGSSWERLVDVTVYLTDMKRDFPTYNRLWAEYFKDNPPCRTTLEINALPTPIAIELKCIATIGDE; encoded by the coding sequence GTGAGCGCTGGCGAGCGGATCGATTCGAAGAAGGCCCCGGAGCCGGTGGGGCTCTATCCCCATGCGCGCCGCGTGGGGAACTTGTTGTTCCTCTCCGGCGTGGGCCCGCGCGAGCGCGGCAGCAAGGCCATTCCGGGCGTGGAGCTGGACGCGGCGGGGAACATCGTCTCGTACGACATCGAGACGCAGTGCCACTCCGTGTTCCGCAACGTGCGCTACATCCTGGAGGACGCGGGCTCGTCCTGGGAGCGGCTGGTGGACGTGACGGTGTACCTCACGGACATGAAGCGGGACTTCCCCACGTACAACCGGCTGTGGGCGGAGTACTTCAAGGACAACCCGCCGTGCCGCACCACGCTGGAAATCAACGCGCTGCCCACGCCCATCGCGATTGAACTCAAGTGCATCGCCACCATTGGAGACGAGTGA
- the nbaC gene encoding 3-hydroxyanthranilate 3,4-dioxygenase: MGRLTPINFKKWIDEHRPLLKPPVGNQQVWADRDFMVTVVGGPNSRTDFHVNEGEEFFYQLEGDITLRVIDEGQVQDVPIREGEIFLLPPKVPHSPQRPAGTIGLVLERRRQPQELDSFLWLCPKCGEKLYEESLHVTNLVTQLPPVFEHFYGNPDNCTCKKCGTKVTRGGAPK; the protein is encoded by the coding sequence ATGGGCCGACTGACCCCCATCAACTTCAAGAAGTGGATCGACGAGCACCGCCCCCTGCTCAAGCCGCCCGTGGGCAACCAGCAGGTGTGGGCGGACCGGGACTTCATGGTCACGGTGGTGGGCGGGCCCAACTCGCGCACGGACTTCCACGTCAACGAGGGCGAGGAGTTCTTCTACCAGCTGGAGGGCGACATCACCCTGCGCGTCATCGACGAGGGACAGGTGCAGGACGTCCCCATCCGCGAGGGCGAGATCTTCCTCCTGCCGCCCAAGGTGCCGCACTCACCGCAGCGGCCCGCGGGCACCATCGGCCTGGTGCTGGAGCGCCGCCGCCAGCCGCAGGAATTGGATTCCTTCCTGTGGCTGTGCCCGAAGTGCGGCGAGAAGCTCTATGAGGAATCGCTGCACGTCACCAACCTGGTGACGCAGCTGCCGCCGGTGTTCGAGCACTTCTACGGCAACCCCGACAACTGCACGTGCAAGAAGTGCGGCACGAAGGTGACGCGGGGTGGTGCGCCCAAGTGA
- a CDS encoding 2-keto-4-pentenoate hydratase: protein MTSTVDVAALAGILDAARRERREIPPLSHAHPTLTVPDGYAVQAEGIRLREAQGERVVGLKMGFTSEAKRKQMNLGSPIFGVLTDRMRVQPGGVVSVGAGIHPRIEPEIAFRTSKELKGAVTRDEVLDACDAVFAAMEVLDSRFVGFKYFSLPDVVADNASSSLFVPGTLERAPRELDLTKLQMRMEVNGKVEGEARSDAISGDPVVSLIQLCALLAERGQVLPKGSLVLSGAATAAYLMKPGDHVRLTVDGLGTVEVTAAE, encoded by the coding sequence ATGACCTCGACTGTGGATGTAGCAGCCCTGGCTGGAATCCTGGACGCGGCGCGGCGCGAGCGGCGAGAGATACCGCCCCTGTCGCACGCGCACCCGACCCTGACCGTGCCGGACGGCTACGCGGTGCAGGCGGAGGGCATCCGGCTGCGCGAGGCCCAGGGCGAGCGGGTGGTGGGCCTGAAGATGGGCTTCACGTCGGAGGCGAAGCGGAAGCAGATGAACCTGGGCTCGCCCATCTTCGGCGTGCTCACGGACCGGATGCGCGTGCAGCCGGGTGGCGTGGTCAGCGTGGGCGCGGGCATCCACCCGCGCATCGAGCCCGAAATCGCCTTCCGCACGTCGAAGGAGCTCAAGGGCGCCGTGACGCGCGACGAAGTGCTGGACGCGTGCGACGCCGTCTTCGCGGCCATGGAGGTCCTGGACTCGCGCTTCGTGGGCTTCAAGTACTTCAGCCTGCCGGACGTGGTGGCGGACAACGCGTCGTCGTCGCTGTTCGTGCCGGGCACCCTGGAGCGCGCCCCGCGCGAGTTGGACCTGACGAAGCTCCAGATGCGCATGGAGGTGAACGGCAAGGTGGAGGGCGAGGCGCGCTCGGACGCCATCTCCGGCGACCCGGTGGTGTCCCTCATCCAGCTGTGCGCGCTGCTCGCGGAGCGCGGCCAGGTGCTGCCCAAAGGAAGCCTGGTGCTGTCCGGCGCGGCCACCGCCGCGTACCTGATGAAGCCCGGCGACCACGTGCGCCTGACCGTGGACGGACTGGGCACCGTGGAAGTGACGGCGGCGGAGTAG
- the kynU gene encoding kynureninase: protein MTAPVYENTDVFAYGLDAADPLRPLRDEFLFPPAPSGAPAIYLAGNSLGLQPRKARKYVQMEMEDWERLGVEGHVHGRHPWLPYHEQLTDMVARVVGAQPIEVVVMNTLSVNLHLMMVSFYRPTRERFKILIEGGAFPSDQYAVASQARFHGYDPKEAIVRLMPREGEDTLRSEDILEAIERHGKELALVMLGSVNYLTGQAFDLREITRVAHAQGCKVGFDLAHAAGNLKLSLHDDGPDFAVWCSYKYLNGGPGSLGGVFVHERHAHSPQLPRFEGWWGHNKATRFEMGPTFDPLPGAEGWQLSNPPIFQLAALRSSLELFDKATMAALRTKSDQLTGYLEFLLDRLPAGYVSITTPRDLKQRGAQLSLRFKGEPKRLLQRLSAAGIICDFREPDIIRAAPTPLYNTYLDVFRFVKALEAHALE from the coding sequence ATGACGGCCCCTGTCTACGAGAACACCGATGTGTTCGCCTACGGCCTGGACGCAGCGGATCCGCTGAGGCCCCTGCGCGACGAGTTCCTCTTCCCGCCCGCCCCCTCCGGCGCGCCGGCCATCTACCTGGCGGGCAATTCGCTGGGGCTGCAGCCGCGCAAGGCGCGCAAGTACGTGCAGATGGAGATGGAGGACTGGGAGCGGCTGGGCGTGGAGGGCCACGTACACGGCCGCCACCCGTGGCTGCCCTACCACGAGCAGCTCACCGACATGGTGGCGCGGGTGGTGGGCGCGCAGCCCATTGAAGTCGTGGTGATGAACACCCTGTCGGTGAACCTGCACCTGATGATGGTGTCGTTCTACCGGCCCACGCGCGAGCGCTTCAAGATCCTGATTGAAGGCGGCGCCTTCCCGTCGGACCAGTACGCGGTGGCATCGCAGGCGCGCTTCCACGGCTACGACCCGAAGGAGGCCATCGTCCGGCTGATGCCCCGTGAGGGCGAGGACACGCTGCGCTCCGAGGACATCCTGGAGGCCATCGAGCGGCACGGGAAGGAGCTCGCGCTGGTGATGCTGGGCAGCGTGAACTACCTCACCGGGCAGGCGTTCGACCTGCGCGAGATCACGCGCGTGGCGCACGCGCAGGGCTGCAAGGTGGGCTTCGACCTGGCGCACGCGGCGGGCAACCTGAAGCTGTCGCTGCACGACGACGGGCCGGACTTCGCGGTGTGGTGTTCGTACAAGTACCTCAACGGCGGACCGGGCAGCCTGGGCGGCGTGTTCGTGCACGAGCGCCACGCGCACTCGCCCCAGCTGCCGCGCTTCGAGGGCTGGTGGGGACACAACAAGGCCACGCGCTTCGAGATGGGCCCCACCTTCGACCCGCTGCCGGGCGCGGAGGGGTGGCAGCTGTCCAACCCGCCCATCTTCCAGCTGGCGGCGCTGCGCTCGTCGCTGGAGCTGTTCGACAAGGCGACGATGGCGGCGTTGCGCACCAAGAGCGACCAGCTGACGGGCTACCTGGAGTTCCTCCTGGACCGGCTGCCCGCGGGCTACGTCTCCATCACCACGCCGCGAGACTTGAAGCAGCGTGGGGCGCAGCTGTCCCTGCGCTTCAAGGGCGAGCCGAAGCGGCTGCTCCAGCGGCTGTCCGCGGCCGGCATCATCTGCGACTTCCGCGAGCCGGACATCATCCGCGCCGCGCCCACGCCCCTCTACAACACGTACCTGGACGTCTTCCGCTTCGTGAAGGCGCTGGAGGCCCATGCCCTCGAATGA
- a CDS encoding bestrophin family protein: MIVGRMLSWRIILRYTGRPVVVHIALALAISLGYEALNAKWLSVPALPVTLLAAALGVLLGFRNNSAYERWWEARTIWGGLVNASRTLARQVLTFLPAPRAQRSDGTPETPSAASRLVQVAVQPEGPALAPAWSKVGDGAVRDQFGHARDLRGPSAPRANLATFLHPGVETPRGITSMFEGITEDARELVYAQIGFVNALRCHLRRQDPFPEITPFFRPSVLEALRVEQNVPAAILLWMGTRMRRIYSDIEHPEKVYMRVSMDETLTELTNYLGACERIKNTPLPRQYDILPHAMVRAYLAMLPLGVVADLGVLTPLVTAIIAFLFIALDAVGRDVENPFEDAVSDTPMTALCRTIEINLRQMLGESELPPPVQPKDGLLY; this comes from the coding sequence ATGATCGTCGGTCGGATGCTGTCCTGGCGGATCATCCTTCGCTACACGGGGCGCCCTGTCGTCGTCCACATCGCCCTCGCGCTGGCCATCTCACTGGGCTACGAGGCGCTGAACGCCAAGTGGCTGTCCGTGCCGGCGCTGCCGGTGACGCTGCTGGCCGCGGCGCTGGGCGTGCTGCTCGGCTTCCGCAACAACTCCGCCTACGAGCGCTGGTGGGAGGCACGCACCATCTGGGGCGGGCTGGTGAACGCGTCGCGCACGCTCGCCCGGCAGGTGCTGACCTTCCTGCCCGCGCCGCGCGCCCAGCGCAGCGACGGCACCCCGGAGACGCCCTCCGCCGCGTCCCGCCTGGTCCAGGTGGCCGTGCAGCCGGAGGGGCCCGCGCTGGCGCCCGCCTGGTCCAAGGTGGGCGACGGCGCGGTGCGCGACCAGTTCGGCCACGCGCGCGACCTGCGCGGCCCGAGCGCGCCCCGCGCGAACCTGGCCACGTTCCTCCACCCGGGCGTGGAGACACCCCGGGGCATCACCAGCATGTTCGAGGGCATCACCGAGGACGCGCGCGAGCTCGTCTACGCGCAGATCGGTTTCGTGAACGCGCTGCGCTGCCACCTGCGGCGGCAGGACCCCTTCCCGGAAATCACCCCGTTCTTCCGCCCGTCCGTGCTGGAGGCGCTGCGCGTGGAGCAGAACGTGCCCGCCGCCATCCTCTTGTGGATGGGCACGCGCATGCGCCGCATCTACAGCGACATCGAGCACCCGGAGAAGGTCTACATGCGCGTGTCGATGGACGAGACGCTCACGGAGCTCACCAACTACCTGGGCGCGTGCGAGCGCATCAAGAACACGCCCCTGCCCCGCCAGTACGACATCCTCCCGCACGCCATGGTGCGCGCCTACCTGGCCATGCTGCCCCTGGGCGTCGTCGCGGACCTGGGCGTGCTCACGCCGCTGGTCACCGCCATCATCGCGTTCCTCTTCATCGCCCTGGACGCGGTGGGCCGCGACGTGGAGAACCCCTTCGAGGACGCCGTCAGCGACACGCCCATGACGGCGCTGTGCCGCACCATCGAGATCAACCTGCGGCAGATGCTGGGCGAATCCGAGCTGCCTCCGCCCGTCCAGCCGAAGGATGGCCTGCTGTACTGA
- a CDS encoding FAD-dependent oxidoreductase, whose protein sequence is MPSNESKLTVVGAGLVGSLLSLYLARRGHTVEVLERRADMRRETLDAGRSINLAISTRGLHALRQVGLEEEALKHAIPMRGRVIHPVKGELAFQPYGKDDSQHINSISRGWLNKFLMTQAEATGRVSIRFRQRVTQAAPAAGALTVLDEATGVTREVRDAVVFGTDGSGSAVRQALQSQAGAQADSQTLGHGYKELTIPPGEGGRFQMEKHALHIWPRGTYMLIALPNEDGSFTCTLFLPWEGPVSFASLQTPAALEAFFQEQFPDAKALIPGLVEEFFSRPTGQMVTVKCAPWHAGGSTLLLGDAAHAIVPFYGQGMNCGFEDCVVLDALLSKQPDWAAAFSEFERLRKTNADAIADMAVENFIEMRDSTADPRFLLEKGVEKVLLNAFPGEFVSRYTLVSFSRVPYRLAYGVGSIAGGIVSELARELKRPDDVDLDRAAKLIRGRLTPFMEEHADGFRLEG, encoded by the coding sequence ATGCCCTCGAATGAGTCGAAGCTGACGGTGGTGGGAGCGGGCCTGGTGGGTTCGCTGCTCTCGCTGTACCTGGCCCGCAGGGGCCACACGGTGGAGGTGCTGGAGCGCCGGGCGGACATGCGCCGTGAGACGCTGGACGCGGGGCGCTCCATCAACCTGGCCATCTCCACGCGCGGCCTGCATGCCTTGCGGCAGGTGGGCCTGGAGGAGGAGGCGCTGAAGCACGCCATCCCCATGCGCGGGCGGGTCATCCACCCGGTGAAGGGTGAGCTGGCCTTCCAGCCGTATGGGAAGGACGACTCGCAGCACATCAATTCCATTTCGCGCGGCTGGCTGAACAAGTTCCTGATGACGCAGGCGGAGGCCACGGGCCGCGTGTCCATCCGCTTCCGCCAGCGGGTGACGCAGGCGGCCCCGGCCGCGGGGGCGCTCACGGTGCTGGATGAAGCCACGGGCGTGACGCGCGAGGTGCGCGACGCGGTGGTGTTCGGCACGGACGGCTCGGGTTCGGCGGTGCGGCAGGCGCTGCAATCGCAGGCGGGGGCCCAGGCGGACTCGCAGACGCTGGGACATGGCTACAAGGAGCTGACGATTCCGCCGGGTGAAGGCGGGCGCTTCCAGATGGAGAAGCACGCGCTGCACATCTGGCCGCGCGGCACGTACATGCTCATCGCGCTGCCGAATGAAGACGGCAGCTTCACGTGCACCCTGTTCCTGCCGTGGGAGGGGCCGGTGAGCTTCGCGTCGCTCCAGACGCCCGCCGCGCTGGAGGCGTTCTTCCAGGAGCAGTTCCCGGACGCGAAGGCGCTGATTCCGGGGCTGGTGGAGGAGTTCTTCTCCCGGCCCACCGGGCAGATGGTGACGGTGAAGTGCGCGCCGTGGCACGCGGGAGGAAGCACGCTGCTCTTGGGAGACGCGGCGCACGCCATCGTGCCGTTCTACGGCCAGGGGATGAACTGCGGCTTCGAGGACTGCGTGGTGCTGGACGCGCTGTTGTCGAAGCAGCCGGACTGGGCGGCGGCGTTCAGCGAGTTCGAGCGGCTGCGCAAGACGAACGCGGACGCCATCGCGGACATGGCGGTGGAGAACTTCATCGAGATGCGCGACAGTACGGCGGATCCGCGCTTCCTGTTGGAGAAGGGCGTGGAGAAGGTGCTGCTCAACGCGTTCCCGGGCGAGTTCGTCAGCCGCTACACGCTGGTGAGCTTCAGCCGGGTGCCCTACCGGCTGGCGTACGGCGTGGGCTCCATCGCGGGCGGCATCGTGTCGGAGCTGGCGCGGGAGCTGAAGCGGCCGGACGACGTGGACCTGGACCGGGCGGCGAAGCTGATTCGCGGCCGGCTGACCCCTTTCATGGAGGAGCACGCGGATGGATTTCGGCTTGAAGGGTAG
- a CDS encoding amidohydrolase family protein — MKVDIHTHLLPPEFPRFAERFGYGGFITLDHHAPCRARMMRDDGKFFREIESNCWDPKQRVVECDAHGVQVQVLSTVPVLFSYWAKPQDGLEVARFLNDHLAGAVATAPKRFVGLGTVPLQSTDLAVKELERCVRTLGFAGVQIGSHVNDLNLSDPALFPFFQAASDLGAAVFVHPWDMMGEAKMTKYWLPWLVGMPAEVSLAICSLIFGGVMERLPKLRLAFAHGGGAFPGTLGRIQHGFEVRPDLVAVDNKVAPRDYLGRFWVDSLVHDAETLRSIVKLFGADKVALGSDYPFPLGEERPGTLIESLTDLAPSVRERLLSRNALEWLGRSHEDFAP, encoded by the coding sequence GTGAAGGTCGACATCCACACGCACCTCCTCCCCCCGGAGTTTCCCCGCTTCGCCGAGCGCTTCGGCTACGGCGGCTTCATCACGCTGGACCACCACGCGCCCTGCCGCGCGCGGATGATGCGGGACGACGGGAAGTTCTTCCGCGAGATTGAAAGCAACTGCTGGGACCCGAAGCAGCGCGTCGTGGAATGCGACGCGCACGGCGTCCAGGTGCAGGTGCTGTCCACGGTGCCGGTGCTTTTTAGCTACTGGGCGAAGCCGCAGGACGGCCTGGAGGTGGCGCGCTTCCTCAACGACCACCTGGCCGGCGCGGTGGCGACGGCGCCCAAGCGCTTCGTGGGCCTGGGCACGGTGCCGCTCCAATCCACCGACCTGGCGGTCAAGGAATTGGAGCGCTGCGTGCGCACGCTCGGGTTCGCGGGCGTGCAGATTGGCAGCCACGTCAATGACCTGAACCTGTCCGACCCGGCCCTCTTCCCCTTCTTCCAGGCGGCGAGCGACCTGGGCGCGGCCGTCTTCGTGCACCCATGGGACATGATGGGTGAGGCGAAGATGACGAAGTACTGGCTGCCGTGGCTGGTGGGGATGCCAGCGGAGGTGTCGCTGGCCATCTGCTCGCTCATCTTCGGCGGGGTGATGGAGCGGCTGCCGAAGCTGCGGCTGGCGTTCGCGCATGGCGGCGGCGCGTTTCCCGGCACGCTGGGCCGCATCCAGCACGGCTTCGAAGTGCGCCCGGACCTGGTGGCGGTGGACAACAAGGTCGCGCCGCGCGACTACCTGGGAAGGTTCTGGGTGGACTCGCTGGTGCACGACGCGGAGACGCTGCGCTCCATCGTGAAGCTGTTCGGCGCGGACAAGGTGGCGCTGGGCAGTGACTACCCCTTCCCGCTGGGCGAGGAGCGGCCCGGCACGCTCATCGAGTCGCTGACGGACCTGGCGCCCTCCGTGCGCGAGCGGCTGCTCTCCCGCAATGCCCTGGAGTGGCTGGGGCGCTCGCACGAGGACTTCGCACCATGA